The proteins below are encoded in one region of Silene latifolia isolate original U9 population chromosome 2, ASM4854445v1, whole genome shotgun sequence:
- the LOC141641374 gene encoding uncharacterized protein LOC141641374 — translation MRGVMRIGNKGMLSQKFIGPYEILDRVSEVAYRLVLPAALDRVYNVFHVSQLRMYVTDPSHVLEVENIELDEPLSYLKVPKQILDRKVRKTRNGETVTPYVLSLFCDTFS, via the coding sequence atgcgtggggttatgaggatTGGTAATAAAGGGAtgctgagtcagaagtttatcggaccatatgagattttggatcgtgtgagTGAGGTTGCTTACAGGTTAGTGTTACCAGCGGCTTTGGATAGGGtgtataatgtgtttcatgtgtctcagttacggatgTATGTGaccgatccttcacatgtgttagaggtggagaacatagagttggatgagccCTTGTCTTATCTtaaggtgccaaaacagattcttgatcgcaaggttcggaaaactaggaaTGGGGAAACTGTGACACCatatgttttaagtttattttgtgatacattttcgtGA